One window from the genome of Acanthochromis polyacanthus isolate Apoly-LR-REF ecotype Palm Island chromosome 21, KAUST_Apoly_ChrSc, whole genome shotgun sequence encodes:
- the si:ch211-195b15.7 gene encoding LOW QUALITY PROTEIN: synembryn-A (The sequence of the model RefSeq protein was modified relative to this genomic sequence to represent the inferred CDS: inserted 6 bases in 6 codons; deleted 6 bases in 5 codons; substituted 2 bases at 2 genomic stop codons), producing MVLDVEQIIENVVRGDQDAVQLLLGDYNTRYAECFFFTTEEQDRKKQQQLEEFGKTKVRDHDPDSGSDSDSENDQPDLVLRQHLAAALLSFISNQLQPAVLQVCLHTLRILSRDRRALGPLVSDKALFILAQLGGIGLEQGGAEDRSSGGAASSQMGGEAALVPVEVSASNGSDPSLWRKVRWCCSEGRRTPGRGSREEPEEDGEVSRKEAIKXLCNVVYNSPRAQERASALRLLQGLWENLKAGICSSEPPSGQFYRLRLLFLLTALRPELRMQLNQDRGVPVLTRAQXSASWLSGLRRIRGSGDALPSPVSKETSQEVIEILKTXFNVAHAFHREDQTRHTVNLLSALPLTCLDVLLXVRPDQTSHQWGGVNMDCVHSLLLFMDRAAERPEPVLGQKLKEKLIPVLNLLXESSRVHRETRHFLRQKGSFHLLILPPLRDVGVRPEQDNSLRGQLVRLMTHVDTDVKHCAAELLFVSVQRERKRFVKYTGYGNAAGLLAARGLLNGRRGFRRRTLRRSLTPGDSDSDTEEYREPRARXNLVTGRVEAEQPDRXGDDGGGKEQEPVTLISMINRLSREQIIQPMGVTAXGRLAPLWAPMRGSPLEEEEEEEEEEDWELEGRKDPQ from the exons cagcaacagctggaggag TTCGGAAAAACAAAGGTGAGAGATCATGATCCAGACTCTGGTTCCGACTCCGACTCAGAAAAC GACCAACCTGACCTGGTTCTGCGGCAG CATCTGGCTGCGGCGCTGCTGAGCTTCATCAGTAATCAGCTCCAGCCAGCAGTTTTACAGGTTTGCCTTCACACTCTACGGATCCTGTCCAGGGATCGAAGGGCCCTGGGGCCCCTGGTCTCCGATAAGGCCCTCTTCATCCTGGCTCAGCTAGGAGGCATCGGCCTGGAGCAGGGAGGAGCTGAAGATCGGTCGTCCGGAGGAGCAGCGAGCAGCCAGATGGGAGGC GAAGCTGCTTTGGTTCCTGTCGAGGTTTCTGCCTCCAATGGCTCCGATCCATCGCTGTGGAGGAAGGTCCGGTGGTGCTGCTCCGAGGGAAGAAGGACTCCTGGACGGGGGAGCAGGGAGGAGCCGGAGGAGGACGGGGAGGTGTCCAGGAAGGAGGCCATCA GTCTGTGTAATGTCGTCTACAACAGCCCTCGAGCC CAGGAGAGGGCCAGCGCCCTCAG GCTTCTGCAGGGTTTATGGGAGAACCTGAAGGCAGGA ATCTGCAGCAGCGAGCCGCCCAGTGGACAGTTTTACCGGCTGAGACTCCTCTTCCTTCTGACGGCACTGAGGCCAGAGCTCAGGATGCAGCTCAACCA AGATCGAGGTGTGCCGGTGCTGACCAGAGCTCAGTAGAGCGCCTCCTGGCTGTCAGGTTTACGACGGATACGAGGTTCTGGCGACGCCTTACCTTCTCCTGTCTCCAAGGAAACATCCCAGGAAGTCATCGAGATCCTCAAAA CGTTCAACGTCGCTCACGCATTCCACAGAGAGGACCAGACGAG ACACACTGTCAACCTGCTGTCAGcgctgcctcttacctgtctggaCGTCCTGC TCGTCCGGCCCGACCAGACATCCCACCAGTGGGGGGGAGTCAACATGGACTGTGTCCACTCACTGCTGCTGTTCATGGACCGCG cagcagaacgACCAGAACCTGTGCTT GGTCAGAAGCTGAAGGAGAAACTGATTCCTGTCCTGAACCTGT CTGAAAGTTCTCGAGTTCACCGGGAGACGCGTCACTTTTTACGGCAGAAG GGTTCCTTTCACCTCCTAATCTTACCTCCTCTGAGGGACGTCGGCGTCCGACCCGAGCAGGACAATTCTCTGAGAGGACAGCTGGTCCGACTCATGACTCACGTGGACACGGATGTGAAGCATtgtgctgctgagctgctgtttgtttctgtgcaaAGAGAACG TAAGCGGTTCGTTAAATATACGGGTTATGGAAACGCTGCTGGGCTGCTGGCGGCTCGAGGCCTGCTGAACGGCCGGCGCGGCTTCAGGAGACGGACTCTACGCCGCTCGCTAACTCCAGGCGACTCGGACTCGGACACGGAGGAATACCGGGAGCCCAGAGCCA ATAACCTGGTGACGGGTCGGGTGGAGGCGGAGCAGCCGGACCGATGAGGGGATGACGGAGGAGGAAAGGAGCAGGAGCCCGTAACTCTGATCAGCATGATCAACCGGCTGTCACG GGAGCAGATCATCCAGCCCATGGGCGTCACCG GAGGGCGACTGGCTCCACTGTGGGCTCCGATGAGAGGAAGCcctctggaggaggaggaggaggaggaggaggaggaggactgggagctggaGGGGAGGAAGGACCCGCAATAG
- the unc119.2 gene encoding protein unc-119 homolog B, producing MMENLEEELAETWDSRAEQDEEMLVCEGLEDWNGFISGGTGGGEAEEEDLVTEWRPGEPVRPQHVLKLNSYTKDYLCSPEDNIYNVSFSRFKIRDVVSGAVILDIKKLQPAEIQDIIEHETNRFIRYHFSPAFLTLREIGATLEFTVGSKALSRFRLIERHFYRNLLLKTFDFEIGFCIPHSRNTCEHIYCLPDLDPNIVEEMIGNPFETRSDSFYFVNNKLMMHHKAEYSFTGTDSSRE from the exons ATGATGGAGAATCTGGAGGAAGAACTAGCAGAAACCTgggacagcagagcagagcaggacGAGGAGATGTTGGTCTGTGAAGGTCTGGAGGACTGGAATGGATTTATCTCAGGAGGAACCGGTGGAGGtgaagcagaggaagaagatCTGGTGACTGAATGGAGACCTGGAGAACCTGTCCGCCCACAACACGTCCTAAAGCTGAACAGCTACACGAAAG ACTACCTGTGCTCACCTGAGGACAACATCTACAACGTCAGCTTCTCTCGTTTCAAGATCAGAGATGTGGTCAGTGGAGCCGTCATCCTGGACATCAAAAAACTCCAACCAGCAG AAATTCAAGACATCATTGAACATGAAACCAACAGATTCATCCGGTATCACTTCTCTCCGGCGTTTCTGACCCTCAGAGAAATCGGAGCTAC GTTGGAGTTCACGGTCGGCAGCAAAGCTCTGAGCCGCTTCCGTCTGATCGAGAGGCATTTCTATagaaacctgctgctgaaaaccTTTGACTTTGAGATTGGATTCTGCATCCCGCACAGCAGAAACACCTGCGAGCACATCTACTGCTTACCGGACCTGGACCCAAACATTG TTGAGGAGATGATTGGAAACCCGTTTGAGACGCGTTCGGACAGTTTTTACTTTGTCAACAACAAGTTGATGATGCATCATAAAGCCGAGTATTCGTTCACCGGAACCGACTCGTCCAGAGAATAG
- the tspan4b gene encoding tetraspanin-4 has protein sequence MSASRTCLCCVKYLMFVFNLIFWLGGCGLFGVGVWLSFTQAEFSSLPLSFPSLSAANLLLVAGGITMVTGFLGCLGALKEQRCLLFMFFTILLLLVLTEVTLVLVIHIFHDKLDSKAQDELKEGMKIYESEPGLKKSWDNVQKMFKCCGVSNKTDWFDVLNGTLPSSCCSVGTQRCEDGWSEPCYQKARQWLLDNIPSVLVFGVCIGVVQILALVFSMVMYCQILCTEKHLD, from the exons ATGTCGGCGTCTCGGACGTGTTTGTGCTGCGTCAAATACCTGATGTTTGTCTTTAACCTCATCTTCTGG CTGGGAGGATGTGGTCTGTTTGGAGTCGGGGTCTGGTTGTCCTTCACCCAGGCCGAGTTCTCGTCTCTTCCTCTGTCGTTTCCGTCGCTGTCGGCCGCCAACCTGCTGCTGGTGGCCGGTGGGATCACCATGGTGACGGGTTTCCTGGGATGTCTGGGAGCCCTGAAGGAGCAGCGCTGCCTTCTGTTCATG TTCTTCACCATCCTGCTGCTCCTGGTCCTGACTGAGGTCACCCTGGTGCTGGTCATTCACATCTTCCATGACAAG CTGGATTCCAAAGCTCAGGATGAGTTGAAGGAAGGCATGAAGATCTACGAGTCAGAGCCTGGGCTGAAGAAATCCTGGGACAACGTGCAGAAGATG TTTAAATGCTGTGGCGTCTCCAATAAGACCGACTGGTTCGATGTTCTAAACGGAACGCTGCCATCgtcctgctgctctgtgggAACCCAGCGCTGTGAGGACGGCTGGTCTGAG CCGTGCTACCAGAAGGCCAGGCAGTGGCTGCTGGACAACATCCCATCAGTGCTGGTGTTTGGAGTCTGCATCGGAGTTGTTCAG atCCTGGCTCTGGTCTTCTCCATGGTGATGTACTGTCAGATTCTCTGCACTGAGAAACACCTGGACTGA